A single Kwoniella bestiolae CBS 10118 chromosome 8, complete sequence DNA region contains:
- a CDS encoding phosphoribosylaminoimidazole carboxylase yields MAPQKTVGILGGGQLGRMLTHPAALLGIPLLILDSGSYTPAKQTLLPPENHSGHLDGPFTSESHIRELAKKCDILTVEIEHVNADVLEAVEKEGLCEVQPSPSTIRLIQDKYQQKKYLAGKGIPVAPFDELPLNPSEQDVKDVVGKLGLPVMLKAKTLAYDGRGNSPLQSTSSEDINKSLEFLGDRPLYAEGWAPFVKEVAVMVVRNKEGEVKSYDAVETIHRESILRVCLAPLRGERDLNHRARELAEKAVGHLQGAGIFGVEMFLMEDGSLLLNEIAPRPHNSGHHTIEACHTSQFENHLRAILSLPLGSTDLRVPSAAMVNILGSSSSMSPIEAMRDNALSVPGAAVHLYGKKESRKARKMGHITLTAQSDAELHSYLRTVLFAQPDAADEWIDKISPPPPTTSHSHKKPLVGIIMGSDSDLPVMLPATKILDQFGIPYELTITSAHRTPERMVQYAKSAAHRGLRAIIAGAGGAAHLPGMVASETSLPVIGVPVKASVLDGVDSLYSIVQMPRGIPCATVGINNSTNAALLAIRILGTSIPKYQISTEEYSRKLEEEVLVKCDKLEEVGWEGYVKDVLKK; encoded by the exons ATGGCACCTCAGAAGACAGTCGGTATCTTAG GTGGCGGTCAACTTGGCCGAATGCTCACCCACCCAGCCGCCCTCCTCGGCATCCCCCTCCTAATCCTCGACTCAGGCTCATACACACCCGCCAAACAgaccctcctccctccagaAAATCACTCAGGCCACCTTGACGGGCCATTCACATCCGAAAGTCATATAAGGGAGCTAGCCAAGAAATGCGATATCTTGACAGTCGAGATCGAACATGTCAATGCGGATGTCCTAGAGGCagtggagaaagagggtttATGCGAGGTCCAACCTTCCCCATCTACCATTCGACTCATTCAGGATAAATACCAACAGAAGAAATACCTCGCTGGGAAAGGTATACCCGTTGCTCCATTTGACGAACTCCCCTTAAATCCCTCAGAACAGGATGTAAAAGACGTGGTGGGAAAATTGGGATTACCAGTGATGCTCAAAGCTAAGACGTTGGCTTATGATGGAAGAGGTAACTCGCCCCTCCAATCTACCTCGTCGGAAGATATCAACAAGTCTTTGGAATTTTTGGGAGATAGACCGTTGTATGCTGAGGGTTGGGCACCGTTCGTGAAGGAGGTGGCTGTGATGGTAGTTAGGAATaaagagggggaggtgaaaTCTTATGATGCGGTTGAGACTATCCACCGGGAGAGTATTTTGAGAGTCTGTCTTGCCCCGTTGAGGGGTGAAAGGGACTTGAACCATCGTGCGAGGGAATTGGCGGAGAAGGCTGTGGGACATCTGCAGGGGGCTGGTATATTTGGAGTGGAGATGTTCTtgatggaggatg gctccctcctcctcaacgaGATCGCCCCTCGTCCCCACAACTCAGGACATCACACTATCGAAGCATGCCACACCTCTCAATTCGAGAATCATCTCCGAGCgatcctctcccttcccctcgGCTCGACAGACCTCCGAGTCCCATCAGCAGCAATGGTGAACATCCTCGgctcgtcctcctccatgtCTCCCATCGAGGCCATGCGGGATAACGCCCTATCAGTTCCAGGCGCTGCAGTCCACCTGTACGGCAAGAAGGAATCCCGCAAAGCAAGGAAAATGGGACATATCACCCTAACCGCTCAGAGCGATGCGGAATTACACTCATACCTCCGGACCGTTTTATTCGCCCAGCCAGACGCAGCGGACGAATGGATCGATAAgatctctcctcccccacctaCCACCTCGCACTCCCATAAGAAACCTCTCGTAGGGATCATAATGGGCTCGGACTCAGACTTACCGGTCATGCTTCCCGCTACCAAGATACTCGATCAGTTCGGCATACCCTACGAATTGACTATTACCTCCGCGCACAGGACCCCAGAGAGGATGGTGCAGTATGCTAAATCTGCTGCTCATAGGGGTCTTAGAGCAATTATAGCAGGAGCGGGTGGGGCGGCACACCTGCCAGGGATGGTGGCTAGCGAAACTTCCTTGCCTGTCATTGGAGTTCCCGTCAAGGCAAGTGTGTTGGATGGGGTGGACAGTCTATATAGTATTGTTCAGATGCCT CGAGGAATCCCCTGCGCAACAGTAGGAATCAACAACTCGACCAACGCCGCCCTACTGGCTATTAGGATACTGGGCACATCCATCCCCAAATATCAGATATCCACTGAGGAATATTCCAGgaaattggaagaggaggtgcTGGTCAAGTGTGATAAGTTGGAAGAAGTCGGTTGGGAGGGGTATGTGAAGGATGTTTTGAAGAAGTAA
- a CDS encoding nucleoside diphosphate kinase: MSTSEQTYIMVKPDGVQRGLVGEIIARFEKRGFKLAALKLASPSKEHLEKHYSDLSDKPFFPKLIKYMLSGPVVCMVWEGLDAVKTGRVMLGATNPLASAPGTIRGDYALQVGMNVCHGSDSVENGQKEIALWFPEGVAQYKLDAQTWIYEA; encoded by the exons ATGTCTACCTCTGAGCAAACCTACATCATGGTCAA GCCCGACGGTGTCCAAAGAGGACTCGTTGGTGAGATCATCGCCCGATTCGAGAAGAGAGGATTCAAG CTCGCTGCCCTCAAGCTCGCTTCCCCTTCCAAG GAACACCTCGAGAAGCACTACTCTGATCTCTCTGACAAGCCTTTCTTCCCCAAACTCATCAAATACA TGCTCTCCGGTCCCGTAGTCTGCATGGTCTGGGAAGGTCTCGATGCCGTCAAGACCGGCCGAGTCATGCTTGGTGCTACCAACCCTCTCGCCTCCGCTCCCGGTACCATCCGAGGTGACTACGCCCTCCAAGTCGGTATGAACGTTTGCCACGGTTCCGATTCCGTCGAGAACGGTCAAAAGGAGATTGCCCTTTGGTTCCC AGAGGGTGTCGCTCAATACAAGCTTGACGCTCAAACTTGGATCTACGAGGCTTAA